In Glycine max cultivar Williams 82 chromosome 15, Glycine_max_v4.0, whole genome shotgun sequence, the DNA window TTTTATGGAATCTACCGACACAACATATTACACATTGACCACGTCGCCAAAACACAAATGTGTAGTATAATTCATAACAGCAACCTGATATATATTTGCCATATTCTACTTCAAAGGCACAAGGCAGAAGCTGGTGATAAGAAATGCGAATGTCCAGGAGTTTCCTAGTTGCTTTTCTAGGATGTCTACTTCTTGCCGTTCCAATTCAAGCTCAGGATCAATCAGGTTTgataacaaattattatatcattacCCAATAAAGGTTTAGCTGAAGCCTCAAGACCCATGCTTAATGTATGCATTTTATGTTTTAGGATTCCTCAGCATAGCTTGCGGAGCTCCTGCAGGTGTGAACTTTACTGTGCCGATAACAGGCTTAAACTATACATCAGATGCAAATTTCATAAATACTGGTGTGAAGAGCACAATAGTATCTGAACTCAGAGATCAGTTTCAAAGACACGTGTGGAATCTCAGAAGCTTCCCGGAAGGAAAAAGGAACTGCTACAAAATAAACATCACAAGAGGCTCCAAGTATCTGATCAGGGCTTCTTTTTTGTACGGAAATTATGATGGCTTAAATATGTTACCACAGTTTGATCTTCTTCTCGGGGCTAACCGGTGGCGTACAGTGAACATAAAAAATGCATCCGTTAGCCGACATTTTGAGATCATATATGTACCTTCACTGGATTACGTACATATCTGTATGGTTGACACAGGCCTTGGTACACCATTTATATCAGCTATAGAGTTGAGGTCTTTGAGAAATGACATTTATGAAACTGAATTTGGATCATTGGAAAAGTACATCCGTCGGGATTTAGGTTCAAACAAAGGCTACAGGTGAAATTGCACAAGTTTTGAATTAAATCTTTTGCATTAAAAGATTCTATTCTATTGGACTTACTTTGATTTTCTCACAGGTACGACGATGATGTTTATGATCGTTACTGGAACTATGACGATGCAGATACATGGTATGACAATGTAGATAAATGGAAACAGCTAAATTTTCCGATTGATGCTGATTCTTTAGTGCAGAAACAGTACCAACCGCCAGCTGTTGTCATGAGCACCGCAGTTACACCAGCAAATGTTAGTGCTCCATTGGTAATAAGCTGGGAGCCATATGATCCAAAAGATTCATTCTATGTATACATGCACTTCACAGAGATTCAAGTGTTAGCAAAGAATCAGACGAGAGAGTTCAACATCACCCTGAACGGAAAGCTATGGTATGAAAATGAGTCTCCTAGGTACCACAGTGTCGATACTATATATACCCCTTCAGGCATCAGtgggaaattaattaatttttcatttgtgatgaccgagacttctaccctacctcccatcatcaatgccattgAAATTTACAGAGTGAAAGAGTTCCCGCAACAAGACACATACCAAGGAGATGGTAtgccaagaaaacaaaaaatatgatttctaaCATCTAAAATCCATTTCTCTGGTTTACACTAATATAGTTAATCTACacttttttacaataatttatttatttacttgcatttcaataataGTTGATGCGATTACAACCATCAAGTCTGTTTATGGGGTGACAAGAGATTGGCAAGGTGATCCATGCAGCCCGAAAGACTACTTGTGGGAGGGTCTGAATTGTACGTATCCCGTAATTGACTCCCCAAGAATCATAACTTTGTAAGTCATCTTTTCCATTTTAACATATAGCTTTAGAAAACTGAGTCTGAAAtgataacatatataataactaCTGGTTGTGCAAAACAGGAACTTATCTTCAAGTGGATTGTCAGGAAAGATAGACCCTTCAATTTTAAATCTCACCAAGTTGGAGAAAttgtgagttttttattttgtttcacctGGTCCAATAATGATGCGTCTAGAAAAATCccttatttcaaatatttttattctttcttttatgtACTTATGTGTCAAGAATAAGATTTAAACATACTTAAAACGGCCAAGTTATTTGCTTTGCAGGGATTTATCAAACAATAGCTTAAACGGTGAAGTTCCGGATTTTCTGTCTCAATTACAATACTTGAAGATCTTGTAAGTTACTGGACTGATACTTGATGTCTGGAACTATTGTGATTCCTCTGcatttagaaaatagaaaaaggatATTAAAGTTTTCGTCTTTTGGCAGGAACTTGGAGAATAATAACCTCTCCGGTTCAATTCCCTCAACACTTGTTGAAAAATCTAAGGAAGGTTCCCTATCACTAAGGTATGGATCCTATTGAAAATTCTCAAATTCATAATATCGTCATTTTTTAACGCAATGACTACCAATTGgttatattttagtcttttacgTAAATCTCCTTTATCTATATATGTCCAATATTTTGCAGTTATCTCTCTCGATGGCactagatattttattttattttattttaattcaacggAGGTGACCAAATTATGGATGACTTGTAAGGTTTACTAAGAGTTAAAACATAAatcttctttatatttttatgcaaGTGTGGGCCAAAATTCACATCCATCTATGTGAATCTGGTCAATgcaatgaaaaggaaaaagaaaagggagagAGGAAGAGGACAAAAAGAACATGTTACACCCATAGTAGCGTCAGTTCGTGGGGTTGAAAGTTATCCTTCTAGAAGCCAAAAATTATCATGTTGTCATTTAACTGAGAAATTTAAGgattgagataaaaaaatcaaagactaaaattagtaaatatttaGTTGGAggagtaaaaacaaaaatcttgaataattaagagactaaaaacatattttacttaaaaaataacagTTGAATGAAGCATCTATTGGTTCaagttaaaaaagtatttatttaaataaaaattaattataatttatttaattcaaattttaaaaataaataattgaatcaaaataattaatttgatttaaattgtcGAGTTCATTTGGTCAATGCAATTTGATAAGTCCCTACATATAAAAACTTTTCAATACAAGTGGAGGGGAGAATAAAATTCTCCACACCAAGAATTTGACCGGAGATTTTTTTTCCCCATAAATcataagttgaaaaaaaattaatttttcatgtttaacatgcatttttaaaaaaataacattcttaGGATAAGATGTTtcttgagaatatttttttaattagtttcccacaaattttttttatgggaaacattatatttttgaatttttcttttaaaaacatcATGTTagtctttataaaattatataatgtaaaaaataattaaaataatcagtaAAAATATACAAACTCTTTGAtctttagaaaaattatataaaaaatttcaatgattaactaaacaaattttattcaatcCCATAAAACATGATTCCTGGACAAGAACAAAATTCTCCCCTACCAAATACTCCCTTGCATATACAGACATTTTTTAATCCTCGTTTTCTTTAGGTGATTTTGAAACCTCTTTTTATTTTGCAtcgaataaaattttaaactaattagtaattgaaaattatacGTATCTTTGCATGAACTTCCCAAAATTTTGTCCCCTTAAATAGCCTATTAATAGTTacttaaaaaaacttacaacATTAATTATCGTAAAAGTTTGCTGTCAAATTAATTCTTCATATATATAAGAGAATAATATTACCATGTTCAtctttatatatgatttaagtAGAAAATGTCTAATTGGttgaacaaaattaataaatattataaattcttgTACTGTCtttgagattaaaaatatatatgatttaagtATTGCCAAATTCTaagattagttatttatttatattacttttaggagattttttttaagatcatATATCATCCTTGAAACATGAGAGATAATcttgttataaaattatgatcaaTATGAACAAAAAAACTCTATATCCTATCACGTAACTcatttttaagtaatttcatttttcaaattattttgtccTGAAATAAGTgagttttaattatgatattataaTGGAAGGagttatctattttattttctggaatttagatagaattttcatttattttcttatatttcaatGTTTTTTAGGTAATAAAGAAGGGAGATTAGAATTCAAATAGATTAataaagaaaaccaaaagaaaaaagagagtagACTCTTTAAGagttttaagtttatttttttcatcttgtaTGAGTTATTTGACACACGCATAAAAGGTGAAAACACATGCTTatggatatttttcttttatctaatTTTGCATTCATTGTATAGGGTTAAATTTCTTGAATTTATACTTTAATTCTTCTCAACTTATTTCCTTAGAGATAATTCTTTCTCTAAGAATagactacaaaacaaaaacttgttttgttccttttttggAATTATAAAAgtagtaactttttttttacagaataaaAGTAGTAACCCTTTTTTAGTTTCCTTTGGATAACCCACAATATAATATTCATTGGATTATTtggttgtttaaaaaataagtttttttttaataatttctaacattttttagaaatattacttcaaataatattttttttaaatgttagattctaatttatttatttattttttatctttaaaatatttattaaatttattttccacgttttgaaataaaataggattttattattattttttactatactttacaaaattgatgctatttattttaacta includes these proteins:
- the LOC100779102 gene encoding putative leucine-rich repeat receptor-like protein kinase At2g19210-like precursor, producing the protein MRMSRSFLVAFLGCLLLAVPIQAQDQSGFLSIACGAPAGVNFTVPITGLNYTSDANFINTGVKSTIVSELRDQFQRHVWNLRSFPEGKRNCYKINITRGSKYLIRASFLYGNYDGLNMLPQFDLLLGANRWRTVNIKNASVSRHFEIIYVPSLDYVHICMVDTGLGTPFISAIELRSLRNDIYETEFGSLEKYIRRDLGSNKGYRYDDDVYDRYWNYDDADTWYDNVDKWKQLNFPIDADSLVQKQYQPPAVVMSTAVTPANVSAPLVISWEPYDPKDSFYVYMHFTEIQVLAKNQTREFNITLNGKLWYENESPRYHSVDTIYTPSGISGKLINFSFVMTETSTLPPIINAIEIYRVKEFPQQDTYQGDVDAITTIKSVYGVTRDWQGDPCSPKDYLWEGLNCTYPVIDSPRIITLNLSSSGLSGKIDPSILNLTKLEKLDLSNNSLNGEVPDFLSQLQYLKILNLENNNLSGSIPSTLVEKSKEGSLSLSVSQNPYLCESGQCNFEKKQKNIVTPPIVPSISGALILIVAVAILWTLKRRKSKEKSTALMEVNDESEILRLRSTKKDDSLAQVKKQIYSYSDVLKITNNFNTIIGKGGFGTVYLGYIDDSPVAVKVLSPSAVHGFQQFQAEVKLLIRVHHKNLTSLIGYCNEGTNKALIYEYMANGNLQEHLSGKHSKSTFLSWEDRLRIAVDAALGLEYLQNGCKPPIIHRDVKSTNILLNEHFQAKLSDFGLSKAIPIDGESHVSTVVAGTPGYLDPHYHKFSRLTQKSDVFSFGVVLLEIITNQPVMERNQEKGHISGRVRSLIEKGDIRAIVDSRLEGDYDINSAWKALEIAMACVSQNPNERPIMSEIAIELKETLAIEELARAKHCDANPRHLVEAVSVNVDTEFMPLAR